Proteins co-encoded in one Sulfuricella sp. genomic window:
- a CDS encoding TonB-dependent receptor → MPNIKPSSRLIADVYAGAVWSVIAYGDRVKTHTRRNPAKFSIKPLAVALLGTLPIGVFAQPAIGDTVVTLPEVTVKSTVSSEKLLIDEPSTTGSRLGLTPRETPASVTIVDRDTIEQRGATDTQEILKSIPGVTAASPPGSAGSVFYRGFGASSLTQLFNGITVQYDAIAARPVDSWIYDRVEAIGGPSTFLFGAGAVGGSINYITKLASREGDFTQARASYGSYDTTQLSLGVNRRLGSGEGVKNYLRADVNRSASNGYVDGNKREAWTSAFSLLTDITPRLSHTLALEYQSENVDRPYWGTPLLNPTTGDGRINPDTRFENYNSADGIYEQTVKWTRSLLDYHFSDATSIRNTLYHYDALRDYRNVEVYKYNPTNTAVIRSAAYLTRHDQELTGDRVELTHKSQLAGMPSDWAAGFDYSVNNQTRFPRSVSGTVSTVDPINFTTESFFSIPGMIPGFNPDRSNKVTTLALFLENRTKLSNTLSLVTGLRHDQIDLEVTNHRTVTATDPAYFKQTYSPTTGRVGLVYDITPTANAYVQYSTAADPPAGILTTASFSQVQNFDLTTGDQLEVGSKFDFLQGRGVATIAAYEITRKNIAITDPNNPGTTIPVGQQSSRGIELAASLKVTRDLTAQGNLSFVDAQYDDFMEKVGAVAVSRAGNTPTNVPARVANLWLTYSFTPEWQAGIDARYVSSRYGNTANTISDPAYTLYGAFASYRLQKNSSLTARIRNLTDEVYAASVTGSPMFYLGAPRTFEVAYQGNF, encoded by the coding sequence ATGCCCAACATAAAACCCAGCAGCCGCCTTATCGCGGATGTTTATGCCGGAGCAGTATGGAGTGTCATTGCCTATGGCGATCGTGTCAAAACCCACACGAGAAGAAATCCTGCAAAATTCAGCATCAAACCACTCGCTGTTGCATTGCTGGGCACACTGCCTATAGGAGTATTTGCCCAGCCAGCGATTGGGGATACTGTTGTGACGCTGCCCGAGGTGACAGTCAAGAGCACAGTCTCCAGCGAAAAACTCTTGATCGACGAGCCATCGACGACCGGCTCCAGACTTGGACTTACGCCGAGGGAAACGCCGGCCTCGGTCACCATCGTTGATCGTGACACAATCGAGCAACGGGGGGCCACGGATACCCAGGAAATTCTGAAAAGCATTCCTGGTGTCACGGCCGCATCGCCTCCTGGGTCTGCCGGTTCCGTGTTTTACCGTGGGTTCGGCGCATCATCGCTCACCCAGCTATTCAATGGCATCACGGTTCAATACGATGCGATTGCGGCCCGGCCGGTCGACAGCTGGATTTACGACCGCGTCGAGGCGATTGGCGGCCCCTCCACCTTCCTGTTTGGAGCTGGCGCTGTAGGCGGTTCGATCAATTACATCACCAAGCTGGCGAGTCGCGAAGGAGACTTCACACAGGCGCGTGCAAGTTACGGCTCATATGACACAACCCAACTTTCTCTCGGAGTGAACCGGCGGCTGGGGAGTGGTGAGGGGGTAAAGAACTACTTGCGCGCGGACGTCAATCGTTCCGCCTCAAACGGGTATGTCGATGGAAACAAGCGCGAGGCCTGGACAAGCGCGTTTTCATTGTTGACCGACATTACTCCACGGCTTTCGCACACCCTGGCTCTGGAGTATCAGAGCGAGAATGTCGACCGCCCCTATTGGGGAACGCCGCTGCTGAATCCGACCACCGGCGATGGCCGCATCAATCCGGACACGCGCTTCGAGAACTACAACTCGGCGGACGGCATATACGAGCAAACAGTGAAATGGACGCGCTCGCTTCTCGACTACCACTTTTCCGATGCCACCTCGATTCGTAACACGCTTTATCACTATGACGCCCTGCGTGATTACCGGAACGTGGAAGTTTACAAATACAACCCCACCAACACGGCCGTCATCCGGTCTGCCGCATATCTGACCCGCCACGATCAGGAATTGACCGGCGATCGGGTTGAATTGACGCACAAATCCCAGCTCGCGGGCATGCCTTCGGACTGGGCCGCCGGATTTGACTACAGCGTCAACAACCAGACCCGTTTTCCACGCTCAGTTTCCGGGACGGTCAGCACCGTTGACCCGATCAACTTTACCACCGAGTCTTTCTTCAGCATTCCGGGGATGATTCCGGGATTTAATCCGGACCGGAGCAACAAGGTAACAACGCTCGCGCTTTTTCTCGAAAACCGGACGAAACTTTCAAACACGCTTTCGCTGGTTACCGGGCTGAGGCATGATCAGATCGATCTTGAAGTAACCAATCATCGCACCGTTACCGCGACGGACCCCGCGTACTTCAAGCAAACCTATAGCCCGACAACCGGTCGTGTCGGCCTGGTCTATGACATTACCCCGACAGCCAACGCCTACGTCCAGTACAGCACCGCCGCCGACCCACCCGCCGGCATCCTGACGACGGCAAGCTTCAGTCAGGTGCAGAATTTTGACCTGACCACCGGCGATCAGCTTGAAGTCGGCAGTAAGTTCGATTTCCTTCAGGGACGAGGAGTGGCCACGATCGCAGCCTACGAAATCACACGGAAAAATATTGCGATCACCGATCCCAATAATCCGGGAACAACAATCCCGGTAGGACAGCAATCTTCACGCGGGATTGAACTGGCCGCCTCCCTGAAAGTGACCCGTGACTTGACGGCCCAGGGTAACTTATCCTTTGTCGACGCGCAGTACGATGACTTCATGGAAAAAGTGGGTGCTGTTGCGGTTTCGCGCGCAGGCAACACGCCAACCAACGTTCCCGCACGCGTCGCCAATCTCTGGCTGACTTACAGCTTCACCCCTGAGTGGCAGGCGGGCATCGATGCACGCTATGTATCGTCGCGTTATGGCAACACCGCAAATACCATCAGCGACCCGGCCTATACACTGTACGGCGCTTTTGCGTCTTACCGGCTCCAGAAGAACAGCAGCCTGACAGCCCGTATCCGTAATCTGACCGACGAGGTGTACGCTGCATCGGTCACGGGATCGCCCATGTTCTATCTCGGGGCGCCGCGCACATTTGAAGTTGCCTACCAAGGCAACTTCTGA
- a CDS encoding PepSY domain-containing protein, which produces MKRYLFLTHRWLGIALCLFMAMWFLSGVVMMYVGYPKLSASERLERLPALDSTGCCISLGEAMAATGKDENPKGVRLTSVADVPRFIFTFDKQRVVSVNAQNGKGINDISASEAVEAASVFSKGQKVKYLDLVQEDAWTHSKALDIHRPLHRIEVQDEDATMLYVSSRTGEVIRDATAVERGWNWVGAWIHLLYPFRGGALDKHWHDIVVYTSLLATVLAVSGLVIGVMRWRFTGCYSNSSKSPYRAPFMRWHHLFGLAFGVFAITWIFSGLMSMNPWKVFDSGGKPLNELAYSGGAIEAENFPVDLHGLLKNPQLQDRPAREIEWRIFDGKGYLIAFDGSNRTSIIPVSKDEPPLAMFPLDRLELAGARLIPGARIASSEILREYDFYYYPRASQAMLGHMDRRLPVMRLKFDDPNSTWVHLDPYTGTVVGKLDTYQRVKRWLFTLLHNWDWMPLLDRRPLWDVLLIVLSLGGFLVSCTGIVIGWHRLKRKQGKPDRKNPPITDTSNA; this is translated from the coding sequence GTGAAGCGCTACCTCTTTCTGACGCACCGCTGGCTTGGAATCGCATTGTGCCTGTTTATGGCAATGTGGTTCCTTTCTGGCGTCGTCATGATGTATGTGGGCTATCCCAAACTCTCCGCTTCGGAGCGACTAGAGCGCTTGCCGGCTCTTGATTCGACAGGCTGTTGCATAAGCCTTGGCGAAGCAATGGCGGCAACCGGGAAAGACGAGAATCCGAAAGGAGTACGCTTGACGTCGGTTGCCGACGTGCCACGCTTCATTTTCACATTCGACAAACAGCGAGTCGTTTCGGTCAATGCGCAGAATGGAAAAGGGATAAACGACATATCAGCATCTGAAGCGGTTGAAGCGGCCTCTGTTTTTTCGAAAGGGCAGAAAGTAAAGTATCTGGATCTGGTTCAGGAGGACGCATGGACTCACTCAAAGGCTCTTGATATACACCGCCCGTTGCATCGAATCGAGGTGCAGGATGAAGACGCAACGATGCTTTACGTTTCCTCACGCACCGGAGAGGTCATTCGTGACGCAACCGCGGTTGAGCGGGGCTGGAATTGGGTTGGGGCCTGGATACATCTCCTCTACCCATTTCGGGGTGGTGCGCTTGACAAGCACTGGCACGACATTGTCGTGTATACCTCCCTGCTTGCGACGGTTCTGGCTGTCAGCGGGCTCGTAATCGGCGTAATGCGATGGCGGTTCACAGGGTGTTACAGCAATTCATCAAAATCTCCTTACCGCGCACCGTTCATGCGCTGGCATCATCTGTTTGGCCTGGCTTTCGGGGTATTTGCAATCACCTGGATTTTTAGCGGGCTGATGTCGATGAACCCATGGAAAGTATTTGATTCCGGAGGGAAACCTCTGAATGAACTGGCGTATTCCGGCGGTGCAATCGAGGCGGAAAATTTTCCGGTCGATTTGCATGGACTTCTGAAAAACCCCCAATTGCAAGACAGACCCGCGCGCGAAATCGAGTGGCGAATATTCGACGGCAAGGGCTACCTTATCGCTTTTGACGGCAGTAACCGGACAAGCATCATTCCCGTCTCAAAGGATGAGCCCCCTCTTGCCATGTTTCCGCTGGACCGTCTGGAATTGGCGGGGGCCCGGCTGATTCCGGGCGCTCGAATCGCAAGCAGCGAAATTCTTCGCGAGTATGACTTTTACTATTACCCCCGGGCTTCTCAGGCAATGCTTGGGCACATGGATAGACGCCTGCCTGTCATGCGTTTGAAGTTTGATGATCCCAATTCGACCTGGGTGCATCTTGATCCCTACACCGGAACTGTCGTCGGAAAACTGGACACGTACCAGCGAGTCAAACGCTGGCTCTTCACCCTTTTGCACAATTGGGATTGGATGCCCCTGCTGGACCGGCGCCCGCTTTGGGACGTGCTTCTTATCGTGCTGAGCCTCGGAGGCTTCTTGGTGAGTTGTACTGGAATCGTGATTGGCTGGCACAGGCTGAAACGAAAGCAGGGGAAGCCTGACCGCAAAAATCCTCCCATAACGGACACCAGCAATGCGTAA
- a CDS encoding TonB-dependent receptor has product MIRKTHAAAAIGIHRPLSVAIAAALGAFCSGNVSAEETDVQLTEISVSAESTKPATPDNVPSTTESVTKKQIAESVNSVSSAGALLYLPSVHVRERFIGDVNGGLAMRMYGVNSSAETIVYADGLLLSNHLVNSCCPGPRWGLVSQDAIDRVDVMYGPFSALYPGNSVGGVVLMTTHMPTQFEAHAKLDVFGQNFKLYGTDKNFTGEHGSASIGNKVGDWSYRLSADRLDNHSHPTDFTSARAKTGAAAAAGQYTVVTGAHFDRDIANNPRVVTAATSMDHTVKDDGTLKVAYDFSPTVRATYTGNIWQNTSDKSNASYLRDAAGNTIYGTNSTTALPYRYVRINGQDYTVTAPSKSHADAEYYMHGLSVKSQSGGTWDWEATASHFNQDKDVTRASSGNFGTTPSADATAGTITFADGTGWQNLDLRGDWRPDGSLKSRHQVSFGFHTDTYKTKSDQYTLAAGNWMTSSAGALNTNSRGTTTTQAIYVQDAWQFAPAWKLVLGGRQEKWEASEGSNYVGGTTYVYEDKTVSAFSPKGSLSWQASDVLALRGSVGRGTRFPTVGELFKNFGITPIGSSTALTSAQIIAAGFPAPYNTGLTNNPNLKPETADSWEFTVERSLSNGLWRTSLFGEEKQDALVSQTDITTLPNYSVSSVQNVDKVRTYGIETALQTSDMLIRGLDLSGSIAYIHSRIVENAANPGLVGTELPLIPVWRASLLGVYHASDRLSYSLGYRYSGRQHSGLFNTTTMQYPDPNPDTYGGRSSFGVVDAKVRYKVAKQWSASVGIDNIGDVKYYTLYPYQQRTYFASLKFDY; this is encoded by the coding sequence ATGATTCGCAAAACCCATGCCGCTGCCGCCATTGGCATACACCGCCCGCTGTCCGTCGCTATCGCGGCTGCTCTTGGGGCTTTCTGCTCCGGCAATGTCAGCGCCGAGGAAACCGATGTCCAGCTCACGGAAATTTCTGTCTCGGCCGAATCCACTAAACCGGCGACACCAGATAATGTCCCCTCAACGACAGAAAGCGTGACCAAGAAGCAGATTGCCGAAAGCGTCAATTCGGTGTCATCGGCCGGGGCGCTTCTGTACCTGCCGAGTGTTCACGTTCGCGAACGCTTTATTGGCGACGTGAACGGCGGCTTGGCAATGCGGATGTATGGCGTCAATTCCAGCGCCGAAACCATCGTCTATGCGGATGGCCTCCTGCTCTCGAACCATCTGGTCAACAGCTGCTGCCCTGGACCACGCTGGGGCCTGGTATCCCAGGACGCCATCGACCGGGTCGATGTCATGTATGGCCCGTTCTCCGCGCTTTATCCCGGAAATTCAGTGGGTGGCGTGGTGCTGATGACAACGCACATGCCCACCCAGTTCGAAGCGCATGCGAAGCTGGATGTTTTTGGCCAGAATTTCAAGCTATACGGAACGGACAAGAACTTTACCGGGGAACACGGCTCCGCAAGCATAGGAAACAAGGTGGGCGACTGGTCGTACCGCTTGAGCGCCGATCGCCTGGATAACCACAGTCATCCGACGGATTTCACTTCTGCCAGGGCCAAGACGGGAGCGGCTGCCGCAGCGGGGCAATATACGGTTGTTACCGGCGCGCATTTCGACCGCGATATCGCCAACAATCCGAGGGTCGTCACCGCCGCCACCAGTATGGATCACACCGTGAAGGACGATGGCACCCTCAAGGTGGCCTATGACTTCTCGCCAACGGTTCGCGCCACCTATACCGGGAATATCTGGCAAAACACCTCGGATAAAAGCAACGCCAGCTATCTGCGGGATGCGGCCGGGAACACGATCTACGGAACCAACAGCACGACAGCGCTACCTTACCGGTATGTTCGTATCAACGGCCAGGACTATACCGTGACGGCGCCAAGCAAGAGTCACGCTGACGCTGAGTATTACATGCACGGCCTGTCCGTGAAATCGCAGAGCGGCGGAACCTGGGACTGGGAGGCAACGGCAAGCCACTTCAATCAGGACAAGGATGTCACCCGCGCATCCTCCGGTAACTTTGGCACCACACCCAGTGCCGATGCTACTGCGGGAACCATTACTTTCGCCGATGGAACGGGTTGGCAGAATCTTGACCTGCGCGGCGACTGGCGCCCCGATGGCAGTCTGAAAAGCCGGCACCAGGTGAGTTTTGGCTTCCACACCGATACCTACAAGACCAAGTCGGATCAATACACACTTGCGGCGGGAAACTGGATGACCAGCAGTGCAGGGGCGTTGAATACAAATTCCAGGGGCACCACTACGACCCAGGCGATCTACGTGCAGGACGCATGGCAATTCGCTCCCGCCTGGAAATTGGTGCTGGGCGGCCGCCAGGAAAAGTGGGAAGCTTCTGAGGGAAGCAACTACGTCGGCGGAACGACTTATGTCTATGAGGACAAAACCGTGTCCGCATTTTCACCCAAGGGATCGCTGTCCTGGCAGGCATCCGACGTCTTGGCGCTGCGCGGTTCCGTTGGCCGGGGTACACGCTTCCCGACCGTCGGCGAACTTTTCAAGAACTTCGGCATAACACCAATTGGTTCCAGTACAGCCCTGACCAGCGCGCAAATCATAGCCGCCGGGTTTCCTGCGCCTTATAACACCGGGCTGACCAACAATCCCAACCTGAAGCCGGAAACCGCTGACTCCTGGGAGTTCACGGTTGAGCGCTCCTTGAGCAATGGCCTGTGGCGAACCTCCTTGTTTGGGGAGGAGAAACAGGACGCGCTCGTTTCGCAAACCGACATCACGACCCTGCCTAATTATAGCGTTAGTAGCGTTCAGAACGTCGACAAAGTCCGCACCTACGGGATCGAAACGGCTTTGCAGACCAGCGACATGCTGATACGCGGGCTGGATCTTTCCGGCAGCATTGCCTACATCCATTCGCGAATCGTGGAGAATGCGGCAAACCCTGGGCTGGTGGGCACGGAACTGCCGCTTATCCCGGTCTGGCGCGCATCGTTGCTGGGTGTCTACCATGCATCGGACAGACTCTCGTACAGCCTGGGCTATCGTTACAGCGGAAGACAGCACAGCGGCCTGTTCAACACGACGACCATGCAATATCCCGACCCCAATCCGGACACCTATGGCGGGCGTAGCTCTTTCGGCGTTGTTGACGCCAAGGTGCGCTACAAGGTCGCCAAGCAGTGGTCCGCCTCCGTCGGCATCGACAACATCGGCGACGTCAAGTATTACACCTTGTATCCCTATCAGCAGCGCACCTATTTTGCCAGTTTGAAGTTCGACTATTGA
- a CDS encoding sialidase family protein codes for MTHFHKLGAAAALAMAVSVLPGPVSAATTAEKAAMPGMAGMAKKARTELASSAAFAADGRLLAVAKQGEHLMLYRSDDQGASWSAPVIVNAQPEAISGDGENRPKIVFAQDGGVLVSWTKPLGKPNTGEARLARSDNGGASFAAPITVHRDRQEITHRFEAITVGGDGRVYIAWIDKRDLESARAAQKPYRGAAIYAAVSEDGGRSFRPEVKVADHSCECCRITATVDTDGAPLFLWRHVFEPNERDHALAKLKTDGTPASFQRATFDRWRIDGCPHHGPSLAVAPDGTRHAVWFNQKDGDGRVFYGRLTANGVDGQRFVGGDKAAHADLVVAERRVAIAWKEFNGETTQLHAEVSEDGGVSFKPRVLAATGGASDQARAIKRGNDLFVFWRTEREGMRVFELR; via the coding sequence ATGACACACTTTCACAAGTTGGGCGCTGCCGCTGCGCTGGCAATGGCCGTTTCTGTCCTGCCTGGCCCTGTATCCGCCGCCACTACGGCAGAGAAGGCCGCGATGCCGGGCATGGCAGGCATGGCGAAAAAGGCGCGCACCGAGCTGGCCAGTTCGGCGGCGTTTGCCGCGGATGGCCGGTTGCTGGCCGTTGCCAAACAAGGCGAGCATCTGATGCTTTATCGCAGCGACGATCAAGGCGCTAGCTGGTCGGCGCCGGTTATCGTCAACGCCCAGCCGGAAGCCATTTCCGGCGATGGCGAAAACCGCCCCAAGATCGTTTTTGCGCAGGATGGCGGTGTGCTGGTCTCCTGGACCAAGCCGCTTGGCAAACCCAACACCGGCGAAGCGCGGCTGGCCCGTTCGGATAATGGTGGCGCCAGCTTTGCGGCGCCGATTACCGTGCACCGCGATCGACAGGAAATCACCCATCGTTTCGAGGCGATAACGGTGGGCGGTGATGGACGTGTTTATATCGCCTGGATCGACAAGCGCGATCTCGAATCGGCCAGGGCGGCGCAGAAGCCGTATCGCGGTGCCGCCATCTATGCGGCGGTGTCGGAAGATGGCGGCAGAAGCTTCAGGCCTGAAGTGAAAGTCGCCGACCATTCCTGCGAATGCTGCCGCATCACCGCAACGGTGGATACTGACGGCGCGCCCCTGTTTCTCTGGCGCCACGTATTCGAACCCAACGAGCGCGATCACGCGCTCGCAAAACTCAAGACCGACGGCACGCCGGCAAGCTTTCAACGGGCGACTTTCGATCGCTGGAGGATCGATGGCTGCCCACACCATGGGCCGTCACTGGCCGTGGCGCCAGATGGAACGCGACACGCTGTCTGGTTCAACCAGAAGGATGGCGATGGCCGGGTGTTCTATGGCCGCCTGACAGCGAACGGCGTCGATGGCCAGCGCTTTGTTGGCGGCGACAAGGCCGCCCACGCTGACCTTGTCGTCGCAGAGCGCCGCGTAGCCATCGCATGGAAAGAATTTAACGGCGAGACGACGCAATTGCATGCCGAGGTGTCCGAAGATGGCGGGGTCAGCTTCAAGCCGCGAGTGCTTGCGGCCACCGGCGGCGCCTCCGACCAGGCCCGTGCGATCAAGCGGGGTAACGATCTGTTCGTCTTCTGGCGTACAGAACGCGAGGGCATGCGAGTGTTCGAGTTGCGATGA
- a CDS encoding TonB family protein, producing the protein MEKQYATKWLPAMGLVMLAHAGAWYGLSQLKQDIIPPMPLKVIEVALLPPPPPPPKVKPEPPKPEPKPKAQPRVKPVPRPLLPPQPVAERVMEQAPEPAPLAVAPSPPAPVTEAPPKAPEPVVEAPSFNAAYLNNPKPVYPLPARRRGIEGRVLVRAEVQADGSCSRAELKKTSGSELLDQAALEAVRKWHFVPAKKGAQAITAWVEVPITFKLEN; encoded by the coding sequence ATGGAAAAGCAATATGCAACAAAATGGCTGCCGGCCATGGGCCTGGTGATGCTTGCCCACGCCGGGGCGTGGTATGGCCTGAGCCAGTTGAAACAGGACATCATTCCCCCCATGCCGCTGAAAGTGATCGAAGTGGCATTGCTGCCACCCCCTCCACCGCCGCCCAAGGTCAAGCCAGAGCCGCCAAAACCCGAACCCAAGCCCAAAGCGCAACCCAGGGTCAAGCCTGTGCCGCGCCCGTTATTGCCGCCACAGCCGGTGGCGGAAAGAGTCATGGAACAGGCGCCTGAACCAGCGCCGCTGGCCGTGGCCCCAAGCCCGCCCGCGCCTGTCACGGAAGCACCGCCCAAGGCGCCCGAGCCGGTAGTGGAAGCCCCGAGCTTCAACGCCGCCTATCTCAACAACCCGAAGCCGGTTTATCCCCTCCCGGCGCGCCGCAGAGGCATCGAGGGACGCGTTCTGGTACGGGCCGAGGTGCAGGCGGACGGCTCATGCAGCCGGGCGGAGCTGAAAAAGACCAGCGGCTCCGAGCTGCTCGACCAGGCGGCGCTGGAAGCAGTCAGGAAGTGGCACTTTGTTCCGGCAAAAAAGGGCGCCCAGGCCATCACCGCCTGGGTGGAAGTACCGATCACATTCAAATTGGAAAACTAG
- a CDS encoding MotA/TolQ/ExbB proton channel family protein yields the protein MFGHATSPIVAATLWLLIAFSVVSWTLIVMKGWLQFRLSRQNSAFIKTFWSARNLTEAEAAAQQAQGPLAQLCRSGFAVLREIEKDGTHSLQNSGDRQDVLERRLRAEVQKEVHKLESGLMVLASVGSTAPFVGLFGTVWGIMHALQDISRTGSAGLDVVAGPIGEALIATAVGIATAIPAVLAYNYGLRQVRLYSAELEEFANDFLHLALKSGFSVK from the coding sequence ATGTTTGGACATGCAACCTCACCTATCGTGGCCGCGACCCTGTGGCTCCTGATTGCATTCTCGGTGGTCTCCTGGACGCTGATCGTGATGAAGGGCTGGCTGCAATTCCGCCTGTCGCGGCAGAACAGCGCCTTCATCAAAACCTTCTGGAGCGCCCGCAACCTGACGGAAGCGGAAGCCGCCGCGCAACAGGCGCAAGGCCCCCTCGCGCAGCTGTGCCGCTCGGGATTCGCAGTGCTGCGCGAAATCGAGAAGGATGGTACGCACAGCCTGCAGAACAGCGGCGACCGACAGGATGTGCTGGAGCGCCGCCTGCGTGCCGAGGTGCAGAAGGAAGTGCACAAGCTCGAAAGCGGCCTGATGGTGCTGGCCAGTGTCGGCTCGACGGCGCCTTTCGTGGGGCTGTTCGGCACGGTGTGGGGCATCATGCACGCCCTGCAGGACATTTCCCGTACCGGCTCGGCCGGGCTGGACGTGGTGGCGGGGCCGATCGGCGAAGCCCTGATCGCCACTGCCGTCGGCATCGCCACCGCTATTCCCGCGGTGCTGGCCTACAACTACGGCCTGCGCCAGGTACGGCTGTATAGCGCGGAGCTGGAGGAGTTTGCCAACGACTTCCTGCACCTCGCGCTCAAATCCGGTTTCAGCGTGAAATAG
- a CDS encoding biopolymer transporter ExbD, with protein sequence MALHTSSEQTAMSDINVTPLVDVMLVLLIVFIVTAPLLMQAVKIDLPKTAPVAPLKQTHTIQLAINAQGTVYIDQRAIHFDILENELKGMRAATPDINVQLHADENVKYGRVAQVMAAVNRAGIAKLGFITIPQ encoded by the coding sequence ATGGCCCTGCATACATCTTCCGAACAAACCGCCATGTCGGACATCAATGTCACGCCGCTGGTGGACGTGATGCTGGTGCTCTTGATCGTGTTCATCGTCACCGCGCCGCTGCTGATGCAGGCGGTCAAGATTGATCTGCCCAAGACGGCCCCGGTCGCTCCGCTCAAGCAGACCCACACCATCCAGCTGGCCATCAACGCCCAGGGCACGGTGTATATCGACCAGCGGGCGATTCATTTCGATATTCTCGAAAACGAACTGAAAGGCATGCGTGCCGCTACGCCCGACATTAACGTCCAGCTCCACGCCGACGAGAACGTCAAATACGGCCGCGTGGCCCAGGTCATGGCGGCGGTCAACCGCGCCGGCATCGCCAAGCTCGGATTCATCACCATTCCGCAATAA